Proteins found in one Solitalea lacus genomic segment:
- a CDS encoding ABC transporter ATP-binding protein — MHNPLVKIEGLSHKYTENWAIRDINLEIDSKGIVGLLGSNGAGKSTTMNILCGALNPTEGKVVIDGIDMRENPEEAKRLIGFMPQYPPLYLDLTVEEYLTHCAHLRLIEKGNIKKAVNDAMERCKIPHFRNRLLSNLSGGYRQRVSIAQSIIHLPKLVVLDEPNTGLDPNQVIELRALIKDLASERAVILSSHVLSEVQLLCHNIRMIEHGRIVFADTMDAFNNYIEPHSILMTMENPPKSEELLAIEGVSSAEFLTEKQIRLFFNGNTEISERIIETCVHNKWRLREINLEKTSLTEVFAHLSNHRKN, encoded by the coding sequence ATGCATAATCCATTAGTTAAAATTGAAGGTCTATCTCATAAATATACTGAGAATTGGGCCATCAGGGATATTAACCTGGAGATTGATTCCAAAGGAATTGTAGGACTGCTTGGTTCCAATGGAGCAGGCAAGTCCACCACGATGAACATACTTTGCGGTGCATTGAATCCAACGGAAGGAAAAGTGGTCATTGATGGAATTGATATGCGGGAAAATCCAGAAGAGGCCAAGAGATTAATTGGTTTTATGCCACAATACCCACCGCTTTATCTTGATCTAACGGTGGAAGAATACCTTACGCATTGCGCACATCTTCGACTTATTGAAAAGGGCAATATTAAAAAGGCGGTTAACGATGCGATGGAACGTTGTAAGATACCTCATTTTAGGAATAGACTGCTAAGTAATTTATCCGGTGGATACCGCCAGCGGGTAAGCATTGCTCAATCAATTATACACCTTCCCAAGTTAGTGGTGCTGGATGAACCTAATACCGGATTGGATCCTAACCAAGTAATAGAATTGAGAGCCTTAATTAAGGATCTGGCTTCAGAACGTGCTGTTATTCTTTCTTCTCATGTGTTATCTGAAGTGCAGCTGTTATGTCATAACATCCGAATGATTGAACATGGAAGAATTGTATTTGCAGATACTATGGATGCATTCAATAACTATATAGAGCCTCACAGTATATTGATGACTATGGAAAATCCGCCAAAATCGGAAGAATTATTGGCTATTGAAGGAGTGAGTTCTGCAGAATTTCTTACGGAAAAACAGATAAGACTCTTCTTTAACGGAAACACAGAGATCTCTGAAAGAATTATTGAGACCTGTGTGCATAATAAATGGCGCTTAAGGGAGATAAACCTGGAAAAAACTTCGCTCACTGAAGTATTTGCCCATTTGTCAAACCATAGAAAGAATTAG
- a CDS encoding RagB/SusD family nutrient uptake outer membrane protein — translation MKNILLIKNSKLYVVAILVCLSCFSCKKWIEIPAPIDKIESEVAFSDSTTIVAAIDGVYANFGYYNYTGMGGINGEYLTIYPALSSDELSASSPGSYVKQFEDNGLRPENSTVSAFWRTGYEGIYRINACIEGITKSNGVRKELKDRFIGEIKVARALYYFNLVNLYGGVPIVTTTEYAANARLPRASENEVYQLIIADLKEARNVLKATYPSAGRARPNLYTATALLAKVYLYQQNWVEAEKMAKEVSNSGVYSLVTDPDKVFLGTSSTFTNTEAIWQLPTVGGNYQQTAEAYTFAFYPIRFGVIPTYYLTQTLINAFEPNDLRKTKWLKAFTLNGNTYYYPFKYKNLDAGTTPREDYMLFRLSEQYLILAEALAHQGKLTDALVYLNQVRTRAGLPTINPETQESLLNAIMQERRIELFCERGNRWFDLKRSGTANTVLGGMKSAKWQPEDALYPVALSELNTNSTLVQNPGY, via the coding sequence ATGAAAAATATTCTTCTAATAAAAAATAGTAAACTCTATGTGGTTGCCATTTTGGTTTGTTTATCGTGCTTTTCTTGCAAAAAATGGATCGAAATACCAGCTCCCATAGATAAGATTGAGTCAGAAGTTGCTTTTTCTGACAGTACCACAATCGTTGCTGCAATAGATGGTGTTTATGCCAATTTTGGATATTATAATTATACGGGTATGGGAGGAATAAATGGCGAGTACCTCACTATATATCCAGCACTTTCTTCGGATGAACTTTCAGCAAGTTCACCTGGTTCGTATGTTAAGCAATTTGAAGACAATGGCCTCAGACCGGAAAATTCTACTGTATCAGCTTTTTGGAGAACAGGCTATGAAGGAATATACAGAATAAATGCATGCATTGAAGGGATCACTAAAAGCAATGGGGTTCGCAAAGAACTCAAGGACAGGTTTATAGGTGAAATAAAGGTGGCACGTGCCCTTTATTATTTTAACTTGGTTAATCTGTATGGTGGTGTGCCAATTGTTACAACGACAGAATATGCCGCTAACGCCAGACTTCCGCGTGCGTCGGAGAATGAGGTTTATCAGCTGATCATTGCTGATCTTAAGGAGGCCCGGAATGTATTAAAAGCAACCTATCCATCAGCTGGGCGTGCAAGACCTAATCTTTACACAGCAACCGCTTTGCTGGCGAAAGTTTATTTATATCAGCAAAACTGGGTTGAGGCGGAAAAAATGGCAAAAGAAGTATCCAATTCGGGAGTATACAGTCTGGTAACTGATCCTGATAAAGTTTTTTTAGGCACGAGCAGTACTTTTACTAATACCGAAGCCATCTGGCAGTTGCCAACAGTTGGAGGTAATTATCAACAAACAGCCGAGGCGTATACATTTGCATTTTATCCTATTAGGTTCGGTGTGATTCCAACGTATTATCTAACCCAAACATTAATAAATGCTTTTGAGCCTAACGATCTGAGAAAGACAAAATGGTTAAAAGCATTTACATTGAATGGGAATACCTATTACTATCCGTTTAAGTACAAAAACCTTGATGCTGGAACCACACCGCGCGAGGATTATATGTTGTTCAGGTTGTCGGAGCAATATTTAATATTGGCAGAAGCGCTTGCCCACCAGGGTAAATTGACAGATGCTTTGGTTTACCTCAATCAGGTACGTACTCGTGCCGGCCTGCCAACTATTAATCCGGAAACACAGGAAAGTTTATTAAATGCAATAATGCAAGAACGACGGATTGAGCTTTTTTGTGAACGAGGAAACCGCTGGTTTGACTTAAAACGAAGCGGTACTGCCAATACCGTATTAGGAGGAATGAAATCAGCAAAGTGGCAGCCAGAAGATGCATTATACCCAGTTGCATTGTCTGAGTTGAATACTAATTCTACTCTTGTGCAAAATCCTGGATATTAA
- a CDS encoding SusC/RagA family TonB-linked outer membrane protein: MQLKLLFKKSSRLIPIKAKSSLSKLTSGLIIVLALLISESVYSQAITLNSANASLESVLESVSKQSGYKFFYNQGQVAKANPVTVSIKNLSLKDALDEVFKNQPVAYAIANKTIVVTEKAKSGKQKSDNLNDEIINGTIIDKAGLPLPGVNVQIKGSTKGTQTNVNGGFSLSANQNDVLVFSFIGFKKKEVTVGKSTTMNIVMEEESMQLNEVVTIAYGTAAKRFQIGSVSTLKSSEIEKQPVMNVALMMQGLMPGLIVSTSGGAPGAQQKLQLRGQNTIQSASYAGGINPFDQPLILIDGIPFAPQNNSLGSTKLGGNGVSPLNSLNPADIESITALKDADATSIYGSQGLNGVILITTKKGKAGKPSLKIDAFTAPEKATRVVEMLNTQQYLSLRKEALKNDGVTNFTPYQELSAFDSTKYTNWFQKFYGGTAINKTVNASLSGGNADVTYLISTGLTKATYNFPGDFKNERVSIHSGFSYNPANSKISVDFGTDFSYNTDKSATAEFTKALLLPPNLPDMLNSDGSLVWNYKGKDFSPYQMQAQLLTRSEIVNKGLNSSLRLAYKLLPGLNISTNLGYSYFYSDRTMQAPRSSYPPSQASSSNAMFNDDINQTLNVEPQAEYRKKISKGNLTVLLGGTYKNQINSVNGIQAYNYANDAFINSPNGGDKNQTYLNNSISPYKYIAAFGRVNYVYDDKYIINITGRRDGSSNFGPNRQFGNFGSAGLGWIFSEEAFFKKAVPFINFAKVSANYGTVGSDGIGPYLFQDYWTRNTNVVFQGVTPYQPNKLYNPDFSWGLKKMWNITSEFAALDNRINLNLSWYQNRTSNQLTWTPLPSQVGMSSVFQNLDATVENKGWEILISSENVRSKDFSWRSSLNVSVNRNKLIEYNNLANSSYKDTYTIGRSTSTMKVFQYKGVNETTGVFEYYKADGKTPTSNPANPDDKVAMVDLQPKFTGGFSNSFTYKGFDLSFLFQFVKQMGYNHLYNLVTEDYPLTNANKPAALLDLNRWQKPGDKNADLQRLGNNGGSAYYFRNSTAAFGDASYIRLKNVSLSYAFRGSWLEKVKVQNLRVYVNAQNLLTITGYKLGDPEMNGNLYGIPPQRTVAFGTSLTF; encoded by the coding sequence ATGCAGTTAAAATTACTATTTAAAAAATCTTCACGCCTAATTCCAATTAAGGCTAAATCAAGTTTAAGCAAATTAACTTCAGGGTTAATTATTGTTTTAGCATTATTAATTAGTGAAAGTGTTTATTCTCAGGCTATTACGCTTAATAGCGCAAATGCTTCTTTAGAAAGCGTACTTGAATCAGTAAGTAAACAATCAGGGTACAAATTTTTTTACAATCAGGGCCAAGTTGCTAAAGCAAATCCTGTAACGGTATCTATTAAAAATCTTTCTTTAAAAGATGCTCTTGATGAAGTATTTAAAAATCAGCCGGTTGCCTATGCAATAGCAAATAAAACTATTGTCGTTACTGAAAAGGCGAAAAGTGGGAAACAGAAAAGCGACAATTTAAATGATGAAATCATCAACGGAACTATTATTGACAAAGCTGGCTTGCCGCTTCCAGGAGTAAACGTACAGATAAAAGGTAGCACTAAAGGCACTCAAACAAACGTAAATGGGGGCTTTTCACTAAGTGCGAATCAAAATGATGTTTTGGTTTTTTCTTTTATAGGTTTTAAGAAGAAAGAGGTAACTGTAGGCAAAAGTACTACCATGAACATCGTTATGGAAGAGGAATCGATGCAACTGAATGAAGTGGTGACAATAGCTTATGGAACAGCAGCAAAACGATTTCAAATTGGAAGTGTCAGCACACTAAAATCCTCGGAAATAGAAAAACAACCTGTGATGAATGTCGCACTGATGATGCAAGGCCTGATGCCAGGTCTTATTGTAAGCACATCAGGAGGTGCTCCGGGTGCACAGCAAAAACTTCAGTTGAGGGGCCAAAATACTATCCAAAGTGCATCTTATGCTGGTGGTATTAATCCGTTTGATCAGCCCTTGATTCTTATCGATGGCATTCCGTTCGCACCACAGAATAATAGTTTAGGGAGTACAAAATTAGGTGGAAACGGCGTAAGTCCATTGAACAGCCTGAACCCTGCAGATATCGAAAGCATAACTGCCCTTAAAGATGCTGATGCTACTTCTATATATGGGTCGCAAGGGTTGAATGGGGTAATACTAATTACTACAAAAAAAGGAAAAGCAGGCAAACCGAGTCTGAAAATTGATGCTTTCACAGCTCCGGAAAAGGCAACAAGAGTTGTTGAAATGCTAAATACCCAGCAATATCTTTCCTTAAGGAAGGAAGCCCTGAAGAATGACGGCGTTACCAATTTCACTCCTTATCAAGAGTTGTCTGCTTTTGATTCTACAAAATACACGAACTGGTTCCAAAAATTTTATGGCGGAACGGCAATTAATAAGACGGTAAATGCAAGTCTATCCGGAGGAAATGCAGATGTTACCTATCTTATATCCACCGGATTAACGAAGGCTACTTACAATTTCCCTGGCGATTTCAAGAATGAAAGGGTTAGCATTCATTCCGGTTTTAGTTACAATCCTGCTAACAGTAAGATTTCTGTGGATTTTGGTACTGATTTTTCCTACAATACAGATAAGTCGGCTACTGCTGAATTTACTAAAGCTTTACTTCTGCCGCCCAATCTGCCAGACATGTTAAATTCTGATGGTAGCCTTGTGTGGAATTACAAAGGAAAAGACTTTAGTCCTTATCAGATGCAAGCGCAGTTACTTACACGTTCAGAGATTGTAAATAAAGGTCTTAACAGCTCATTAAGGCTTGCTTACAAGCTATTACCCGGATTGAATATTAGCACTAATTTGGGTTATAGTTATTTTTATTCAGACCGAACTATGCAAGCCCCCAGAAGTTCTTATCCGCCATCACAAGCTAGCTCTTCGAATGCTATGTTTAATGATGATATAAATCAAACATTGAATGTAGAGCCACAAGCTGAATATCGGAAAAAAATCTCCAAAGGAAATTTGACCGTATTGCTTGGAGGTACCTATAAGAATCAAATTAATTCTGTAAATGGTATACAAGCATATAACTATGCAAATGATGCGTTTATAAATTCACCAAATGGAGGAGATAAGAACCAAACCTATCTTAACAATAGTATTTCTCCTTACAAGTATATTGCAGCATTTGGAAGAGTGAATTATGTTTATGATGATAAGTATATTATTAACATTACCGGTAGAAGAGATGGTTCCAGCAATTTTGGACCTAACCGACAGTTTGGTAATTTTGGTTCAGCAGGTTTAGGTTGGATATTCTCAGAGGAAGCATTCTTTAAGAAAGCAGTACCCTTTATCAATTTTGCAAAAGTTTCAGCTAACTATGGTACAGTGGGTTCTGATGGTATAGGTCCTTACCTCTTCCAGGACTATTGGACAAGAAATACCAATGTCGTTTTCCAGGGGGTAACTCCTTATCAACCCAATAAACTTTATAACCCGGATTTTAGCTGGGGGCTTAAGAAAATGTGGAATATTACATCAGAATTTGCTGCTCTTGATAACCGGATAAACCTGAATCTTTCTTGGTACCAAAACAGAACCAGCAACCAGCTAACATGGACCCCGTTACCATCGCAAGTTGGTATGTCTTCTGTGTTCCAAAACCTTGATGCAACTGTAGAAAATAAAGGTTGGGAGATTTTAATTTCGTCAGAAAATGTGAGGAGCAAAGACTTTTCATGGAGATCATCCCTCAATGTTTCTGTCAATCGAAATAAACTGATTGAGTACAACAATCTTGCAAACTCTTCGTACAAGGATACTTATACGATTGGTCGCTCCACCAGTACAATGAAGGTATTTCAATATAAAGGAGTAAATGAAACAACCGGTGTTTTTGAGTATTATAAGGCCGATGGGAAAACTCCAACCTCTAATCCCGCAAACCCTGACGATAAAGTGGCTATGGTGGATCTTCAACCAAAGTTCACTGGTGGATTTTCAAATAGTTTTACTTATAAAGGTTTTGATTTGTCTTTTTTATTCCAGTTTGTAAAACAGATGGGGTATAATCACTTGTATAATCTTGTTACAGAGGATTACCCTTTAACTAATGCAAATAAACCTGCAGCCTTGCTCGACCTTAACCGTTGGCAGAAACCTGGTGATAAGAATGCAGACTTGCAAAGATTGGGCAATAATGGAGGTTCTGCTTATTATTTCCGAAATTCTACTGCGGCCTTTGGAGATGCTTCCTATATCAGATTAAAGAATGTGTCATTGTCTTACGCATTCAGGGGCTCTTGGCTTGAAAAAGTAAAGGTTCAGAATTTACGTGTGTATGTGAATGCCCAGAACCTGTTAACAATTACAGGATATAAATTAGGAGATCCTGAAATGAACGGGAATTTGTATGGGATTCCACCTCAACGGACTGTTGCTTTCGGTACTTCATTAACCTTTTAA
- a CDS encoding FecR family protein: MEQSLYSLFNKYLEDRCSEQEILVLLKHFKVSEDEAVLKQLILAELSQEEILDSDLPDVDLRLDVIYANVKSHIKQNNQSNVRTIRLWPRISVAAAIALAVTVGGYIYFNNLKQPFEQPQPSLYANDIAPGKNTATLILTNGKKIILSDAVKGELAKEAGISISKTADGQIVYEVKDIASSSNELNTLSTARGETYSVRLPDGTNVTLNAASSLKYPVSFASLKTRKVELTGEAYFEVAKDKKHPFVVTTNNQEVEVLGTHFNINAYGDEANIKTTLLEGRVRVSGNNKQVVLQPNQQAVFSNDIQVKNVDAEGQIAWKKGEFNFQNNDLKTIMRQLERWYSIEVKYQGNFDKYSFGGSTFRNENLSEVLKVLELSGIKFKAEGKTITVYQ, from the coding sequence ATGGAACAATCATTATATTCATTATTTAATAAGTACCTGGAAGATCGTTGTTCGGAGCAGGAGATATTGGTACTACTGAAACACTTCAAAGTTTCAGAAGATGAAGCTGTTTTAAAGCAACTCATATTAGCCGAGTTAAGCCAGGAGGAAATACTTGATTCTGATTTACCTGATGTTGATCTGCGCTTGGATGTGATCTATGCAAATGTAAAATCACATATAAAGCAGAATAACCAGTCAAATGTTCGCACGATTAGATTATGGCCTCGTATTTCGGTAGCTGCTGCCATTGCTTTAGCTGTTACAGTTGGAGGTTACATATATTTTAATAACCTGAAACAACCCTTTGAACAGCCTCAGCCCTCCCTCTATGCAAATGATATTGCTCCTGGTAAAAACACAGCAACATTAATATTGACTAATGGCAAAAAAATTATTTTGTCAGATGCGGTAAAAGGCGAGTTGGCAAAAGAAGCAGGTATAAGTATATCTAAAACGGCTGATGGTCAGATTGTATACGAGGTTAAGGATATCGCTTCTTCTTCAAATGAATTAAATACACTTTCGACTGCAAGAGGAGAAACCTATAGCGTTCGTTTGCCTGATGGTACAAATGTAACTCTGAACGCAGCCTCATCGCTTAAATATCCTGTAAGCTTTGCTTCTCTTAAAACACGTAAAGTTGAACTTACCGGCGAGGCCTATTTTGAAGTAGCTAAGGATAAAAAACATCCTTTTGTGGTAACGACCAATAATCAGGAGGTGGAAGTACTGGGTACACATTTTAATATTAATGCTTATGGCGATGAAGCCAATATCAAAACTACTTTACTTGAAGGTAGGGTAAGGGTTTCTGGAAATAATAAACAAGTTGTACTTCAGCCTAACCAGCAAGCAGTATTTAGTAATGATATACAAGTGAAAAATGTGGATGCTGAGGGCCAAATAGCCTGGAAAAAGGGTGAATTCAACTTTCAAAATAATGATTTAAAAACCATAATGCGCCAACTAGAGCGATGGTATTCAATCGAAGTTAAGTATCAGGGTAATTTCGATAAATACAGCTTTGGTGGTAGTACATTTAGGAATGAAAATCTATCAGAAGTGTTAAAAGTACTTGAATTAAGTGGTATCAAATTTAAAGCGGAGGGAAAAACAATAACAGTATATCAATAA
- a CDS encoding RNA polymerase sigma factor, with translation MHTRKDKTKLKILEDDILQQLLIKLKEGDESAFTALYKAYSKPLYLRILRMVKNAEDAEELLQELFIKLWNNRETIDLEKSFQSYMYTIAQNLVYNFFRKVANDQTLINSLVANTMDYCLDAQELLENKEKSLLLQRAIDQLTTQQKRVFQLCKIEDKSYAETAELLGISIATVNSHMTKSLQSIKDFVLEHRNVLALLFTIYLVHGNNNSTAVSSTSFEHLHIVKKGM, from the coding sequence TTGCACACGAGAAAAGATAAAACGAAGTTGAAGATTCTGGAAGACGACATACTACAGCAATTGCTTATCAAGCTAAAAGAAGGCGATGAGTCTGCCTTTACTGCTTTGTATAAAGCTTATAGTAAGCCTCTGTACTTGCGTATTTTAAGAATGGTAAAAAATGCTGAAGATGCAGAAGAGTTGTTACAAGAACTTTTCATTAAATTATGGAATAACCGTGAAACGATTGATTTAGAAAAATCTTTTCAATCTTACATGTATACCATTGCCCAAAACCTTGTTTATAACTTTTTCCGAAAGGTAGCGAATGACCAAACGCTAATAAATTCCTTAGTAGCGAACACGATGGATTATTGCCTGGATGCTCAAGAGCTGCTTGAAAACAAGGAAAAATCGTTACTGTTGCAGCGCGCCATCGATCAGCTAACAACACAACAAAAACGGGTATTCCAGCTCTGCAAAATTGAGGATAAAAGCTATGCAGAGACTGCAGAATTGTTGGGCATTTCTATTGCTACAGTAAATAGCCATATGACCAAATCATTACAGTCTATTAAGGATTTTGTCCTTGAGCATCGGAATGTTTTGGCATTACTATTTACAATTTATTTGGTACATGGGAACAATAATTCCACTGCCGTTTCTTCTACTTCTTTTGAACACTTACACATCGTGAAGAAAGGTATGTAG
- a CDS encoding acyltransferase family protein: MNKENPNENILNTKKHFEILDGLRGIAALAVVIFHFMEWVFTDVNKNFIGHGFLAVDFFFCLSGFVIGYAYDNRIRNLGVKEFFKLRLIRLHPLVILGTALGLLGFLFDPFATSIAYDTGKLVLLFVCSLLLIPLPLMEERFYNLFAFNAPSWSLFWEYVANLFYAFVLYKVGRRSLALLTLLAAVGICIVSYRAGNLLGGWSKDNFLDGGARVAYSFLAGLFLYRSNWIIKNKLGFIGLAILLFLAFIMPGSKWNWLTEPLVVLFYFPLIVSLGAGSSLSPQWKKICRFSGNISYPLYMTHYAVIWIFGNYYTNEKPPIGALPYIIIPGIILIVVIAYFAMVFYDIPVRRYLAKKTVRTQSPKTLANTIDNSADSVRRS; the protein is encoded by the coding sequence ATGAACAAAGAAAATCCAAACGAAAATATTTTAAATACGAAAAAACATTTTGAGATTCTTGATGGATTAAGAGGTATTGCCGCGCTGGCTGTTGTCATTTTCCACTTTATGGAATGGGTTTTCACCGATGTCAACAAAAACTTTATTGGTCATGGTTTTTTAGCCGTTGATTTCTTCTTCTGCTTATCCGGATTTGTAATAGGATATGCCTATGATAACCGTATCCGGAATTTGGGAGTGAAGGAGTTTTTCAAGTTAAGACTGATAAGATTACACCCTTTAGTGATCTTGGGTACTGCATTGGGTTTATTGGGCTTTCTTTTTGATCCCTTCGCAACAAGCATAGCTTATGACACAGGCAAACTTGTTTTGTTATTTGTCTGCTCGCTTCTTCTTATTCCGCTTCCCCTGATGGAAGAACGTTTTTATAACCTCTTTGCCTTCAATGCACCATCCTGGTCACTTTTTTGGGAATATGTTGCCAATCTATTTTATGCTTTTGTCCTTTATAAGGTGGGCCGTCGCTCCTTGGCACTATTGACTTTGCTGGCTGCCGTTGGTATTTGTATAGTTAGTTACCGGGCAGGAAACCTTCTGGGCGGATGGTCAAAAGATAACTTTTTAGATGGAGGAGCCCGTGTTGCTTATTCCTTTTTAGCAGGGCTCTTTCTTTACCGTTCGAATTGGATTATTAAAAACAAGCTTGGGTTTATAGGCCTTGCCATATTGTTGTTTTTAGCCTTTATTATGCCCGGATCTAAGTGGAACTGGCTGACGGAGCCGCTAGTTGTACTCTTCTATTTTCCACTGATCGTTTCTCTCGGAGCCGGCTCGAGCCTGTCGCCTCAATGGAAAAAAATTTGTCGGTTTTCCGGCAACATATCCTACCCTCTTTACATGACGCATTATGCAGTCATATGGATTTTTGGAAATTATTATACAAATGAAAAGCCGCCAATTGGGGCACTACCCTATATTATCATACCGGGAATCATTTTAATAGTCGTCATTGCCTATTTCGCAATGGTATTCTATGATATACCAGTCAGGAGATACCTGGCAAAAAAAACCGTCAGAACGCAAAGCCCGAAAACGTTAGCGAATACCATTGATAACAGTGCAGACTCAGTACGACGTTCATAA
- a CDS encoding SRPBCC family protein, which translates to MSNTVSLHRVLKATPEKLYRAFTDSNAIASWLPPYGFLCVVHNMEVKVGGRYKMSFINFSTGNGHSFGGEFMELKTNEFIKYTDQFDDPNLPGVMMTSIWLTKVSCGTELKIVQEGIPSLIPVEMCYLGWQESLDKLTKLVEPVIPDA; encoded by the coding sequence ATGTCAAACACTGTATCATTACACAGAGTGCTTAAAGCAACTCCTGAAAAACTTTATCGAGCCTTTACAGACAGTAACGCTATTGCATCTTGGCTTCCACCTTATGGATTTTTATGTGTTGTTCATAATATGGAAGTGAAAGTAGGCGGTCGTTATAAAATGTCCTTTATCAATTTCTCCACCGGAAACGGACATTCCTTTGGCGGAGAATTTATGGAACTCAAAACCAATGAGTTCATCAAATACACAGATCAATTTGACGATCCTAACTTGCCTGGAGTAATGATGACCTCGATCTGGCTCACGAAGGTTTCTTGCGGCACGGAGCTTAAAATCGTTCAGGAAGGCATTCCTTCTTTAATTCCTGTAGAAATGTGTTATTTAGGCTGGCAGGAGTCACTGGATAAATTGACAAAATTAGTTGAACCTGTAATTCCGGATGCATAA